One window from the genome of Nocardioides panaciterrulae encodes:
- the gatB gene encoding Asp-tRNA(Asn)/Glu-tRNA(Gln) amidotransferase subunit GatB has translation MTADVLVPFEQVLEKFDPALGLEVHVELNTASKMFCGCPTEFGAEPNTQVCPTCLGLPGAMPVVNVKAVESAIRIGLALNCDIAEWCRFARKNYFYPDMPKNFQTSQYDEPIAFDGFMDVTVPNEAGEGETFRVEIERAHMEEDTGKSLHVGTSGRIHGADYSLVDYNRAGIPLIEIVTKPIRGAGERAPDVARAYVAQLRDLIVALGVSDARMDQGSIRADVNLSLAPKGSGTLGTRTETKNVNSLRSVERAVRYEMSRHAAVLEEGRTILQETRHWHEDTGITTSGREKSDAEDYRYFPEPDLVPVAPSREWVQQLRGTLPENPTARRARLQAEWGFSDLEMRDTVGAGALSSIEQTIAAGISPQAARKWWLGELARRANEQGVEVSALSVTPLEVARVQTLVDEGKINDKLARQVFDGLLAGEGTPDEVVEARGLAIVSDDGALGAAVDNAIAANPDVADKIRDGKVAAAGALIGAVMKEMRGQADAGRVRELILEKLS, from the coding sequence ATGACCGCCGACGTCCTGGTGCCGTTCGAGCAGGTGCTGGAGAAGTTCGACCCGGCGCTGGGCCTGGAGGTCCACGTCGAGCTGAACACCGCCTCGAAGATGTTCTGCGGCTGCCCCACCGAGTTCGGCGCCGAGCCGAACACCCAGGTCTGCCCGACCTGCCTCGGCCTGCCCGGCGCGATGCCGGTGGTCAACGTCAAGGCGGTGGAGTCGGCGATCCGGATCGGGCTGGCGCTGAACTGCGACATCGCGGAGTGGTGCCGGTTCGCCCGGAAGAACTACTTCTACCCCGACATGCCGAAGAACTTCCAGACCTCGCAGTACGACGAGCCGATCGCCTTCGACGGGTTCATGGACGTCACCGTGCCCAACGAGGCGGGCGAGGGGGAGACGTTCCGGGTCGAGATCGAGCGCGCCCACATGGAGGAGGACACCGGCAAGTCGCTGCACGTCGGCACCTCCGGGCGCATCCACGGCGCCGACTACTCGCTGGTCGACTACAACCGCGCCGGCATCCCGCTGATCGAGATCGTCACCAAGCCGATCCGCGGCGCCGGGGAGAGGGCCCCCGACGTCGCCCGGGCGTACGTCGCCCAGCTGCGCGACCTGATCGTGGCCCTCGGCGTCTCCGACGCGCGGATGGACCAGGGGTCGATCCGCGCCGACGTGAACCTCTCCCTCGCGCCCAAGGGATCGGGCACGCTCGGCACCCGCACCGAGACCAAGAACGTCAACTCGCTGCGCTCGGTCGAGCGCGCGGTGCGCTACGAGATGTCGCGGCACGCGGCGGTGCTCGAGGAGGGTCGCACGATCCTCCAGGAGACCCGGCACTGGCACGAGGACACCGGCATCACCACGAGCGGGCGGGAGAAGTCCGACGCCGAGGACTACCGCTACTTCCCGGAGCCGGACCTGGTGCCGGTCGCCCCGTCGCGGGAGTGGGTCCAGCAGCTGCGCGGCACCCTCCCGGAGAACCCGACCGCCCGCCGGGCCCGCCTGCAGGCCGAGTGGGGCTTCTCCGACCTCGAGATGCGCGACACCGTGGGTGCCGGGGCGCTCAGCTCGATCGAGCAGACCATCGCCGCCGGGATCTCCCCGCAGGCCGCCCGGAAGTGGTGGCTCGGCGAGCTCGCCCGCCGCGCCAACGAGCAGGGCGTCGAGGTCTCGGCGCTGTCGGTGACCCCGCTGGAGGTGGCCCGCGTCCAGACGCTGGTCGACGAGGGGAAGATCAACGACAAGCTGGCCCGGCAGGTCTTCGACGGCCTGCTGGCCGGCGAGGGCACCCCCGACGAGGTCGTGGAGGCGCGCGGTCTGGCGATCGTGTCCGACGACGGCGCCCTCGGGGCGGCCGTGGACAACGCGATCGCGGCCAACCCAGACGTCGCCGACAAGATCCGCGACGGCAAGGTCGCCGCGGCCGGTGCGCTGATCGGTGCGGTGATGAAGGAGATGCGCGGCCAGGCCGACGCCGGACGGGTGCGCGAGCTGATCCTCGAGAAGCTCTCCTGA
- a CDS encoding TetR/AcrR family transcriptional regulator produces MSTHVDATGPTRPRVEGDREQQILDATLAVLTEVGYDRLTMDAVASRAKASKATLYRRWNGKEALVVEALLSVHDVAPLPDTGTLRGDLIASFCGLGGLTDATSVGTFTAVLTAITHDPEFADAFRTQVIGPKAQASRTVFERARDRGEIPVDVDLDLLAPSLAGIVLHRIFLLGEAPDEALITRVIDQIILPAATGRR; encoded by the coding sequence ATGTCCACCCACGTCGACGCCACGGGTCCCACGCGGCCCCGGGTCGAGGGTGACCGTGAGCAGCAGATCCTCGACGCCACGCTCGCCGTGCTCACCGAGGTCGGCTACGACCGGCTGACGATGGACGCGGTGGCGAGCCGGGCCAAGGCCTCCAAGGCCACCCTCTACCGCCGCTGGAACGGCAAGGAGGCGCTGGTCGTCGAGGCGCTGCTCTCGGTGCACGACGTCGCCCCGCTGCCCGACACCGGCACCCTGCGCGGCGACCTGATCGCGTCGTTCTGCGGCCTGGGCGGGCTCACGGACGCGACGTCGGTCGGCACGTTCACCGCCGTGCTCACCGCGATCACCCACGACCCCGAGTTCGCCGACGCCTTCCGCACCCAGGTCATCGGGCCGAAGGCGCAGGCGTCCCGGACGGTCTTCGAACGCGCCCGGGACCGCGGCGAGATCCCGGTCGACGTCGACCTCGACCTGCTCGCCCCGTCCCTGGCCGGCATCGTGCTGCACCGGATCTTCCTCCTGGGCGAGGCCCCCGACGAGGCCCTGATCACCCGCGTGATCGACCAGATCATCCTTCCGGCCGCGACCGGCCGGCGCTGA
- the ligA gene encoding NAD-dependent DNA ligase LigA: MDTQHDTAPAPATDPATGPAPEEALEEHRRLAEEVDEARWRYYVLDSPTLSDADFDRRMRRLEELEGRFPELRTPDSPTQKVGGAVSTEFTAVDHLQRMESLDNAFSAEELQAWYSRLARDGVEKPSLLCELKVDGLAINILYEDGRLVRALTRGDGRTGEDVTPNVRTIDSVPHRLAATAERPVPRLLEVRGEVFLPVEAFERLNEAMTDAGKPVFANPRNAAAGSLRQKDPRVTATRALGMVCHGIGAREGFEPASQSGAYDALRAWGLPTSDRVRVLDTLTEVEEFIAHYGEHRHDVEHEIDGVVVKVDDVALQRRLGSTSRAPRWAIAYKYPPEEVNARLLAIEVNTGRTGRVTPYGVMEPVRVAGSTVEMATLHNAHEVKRKDVRPGDTVILRKAGDVIPEIVGPVLPLRPADAPEWVMPTRCPACGTTLVQQKEGDKDLRCPNHQKCPAQVRERVFHVAGRGAFDIEGLGYEAAVALLEAEVITDEGDVFDLDEAALLRAPLFTRAPKKGEGDHPVLSANGQRLLDNLGRAREVPLWRVLVALSIRHVGPTAARALATEFGSMEAIRAASEEQLAAAEGVGPTIAESVIEWFGVDWHRAIVEKWQRAGVSMADERDASVPRTLEGLTVVVTGSLVDFSRDSAKEAILARGGKAAGSVSKKTDYVVVGESAGSKADKAEQLGVPILDEDGFKRLLEGGPDGL, encoded by the coding sequence GTGGACACCCAGCACGACACCGCCCCCGCCCCGGCGACCGACCCGGCGACCGGCCCGGCCCCCGAGGAGGCGCTCGAGGAGCACCGCCGGCTGGCCGAGGAGGTCGACGAGGCGCGCTGGCGCTACTACGTGCTCGACTCGCCCACGCTCTCCGACGCCGACTTCGACCGGCGGATGCGGCGGCTGGAGGAGCTCGAGGGCCGGTTCCCCGAGCTGCGCACGCCGGACTCCCCGACGCAGAAGGTCGGCGGGGCGGTCTCGACCGAGTTCACCGCGGTCGACCACCTGCAGCGGATGGAGAGCCTCGACAACGCGTTCTCGGCCGAGGAGCTCCAGGCGTGGTACTCGCGCCTCGCCCGCGACGGCGTCGAGAAGCCCTCGCTGCTGTGCGAGCTCAAGGTCGACGGGCTGGCGATCAACATCCTCTACGAGGACGGCCGGCTGGTGCGCGCGCTCACCCGCGGCGACGGCCGCACCGGCGAGGACGTCACCCCGAACGTCCGGACCATCGACTCGGTGCCGCACCGGCTGGCCGCCACCGCCGAGCGTCCCGTCCCGCGGCTGCTGGAGGTCCGCGGCGAGGTCTTCCTGCCCGTGGAGGCCTTCGAGCGCCTCAACGAGGCGATGACCGACGCCGGCAAGCCGGTCTTCGCCAACCCGCGCAACGCCGCGGCCGGGTCGCTGCGCCAGAAGGACCCGCGGGTGACCGCGACCCGCGCGCTGGGCATGGTCTGCCACGGCATCGGCGCCCGGGAGGGCTTCGAGCCCGCCTCCCAGTCCGGTGCGTACGACGCGCTGAGGGCCTGGGGCCTGCCCACCTCCGATCGGGTGCGGGTCCTCGACACCCTCACCGAGGTCGAGGAGTTCATCGCCCACTACGGCGAGCACCGCCACGACGTCGAGCACGAGATCGACGGGGTCGTGGTCAAGGTCGACGACGTCGCGCTGCAGCGGCGGCTGGGGTCCACCAGCCGGGCGCCCCGGTGGGCGATCGCCTACAAGTACCCGCCCGAGGAGGTCAACGCCCGGCTGCTCGCGATCGAGGTGAACACCGGCCGCACCGGCCGGGTCACGCCGTACGGCGTGATGGAGCCGGTCCGGGTGGCCGGCTCGACGGTGGAGATGGCGACCCTGCACAACGCCCACGAGGTCAAGCGCAAGGACGTCCGCCCCGGCGACACCGTGATCCTGCGCAAGGCCGGCGACGTGATCCCCGAGATCGTCGGGCCGGTGCTGCCGCTGCGGCCGGCCGACGCGCCGGAGTGGGTGATGCCGACCCGCTGCCCCGCCTGCGGCACGACCCTGGTGCAGCAGAAGGAGGGCGACAAGGACCTGCGCTGCCCCAACCACCAGAAGTGCCCCGCGCAGGTGCGCGAGCGGGTCTTCCACGTGGCCGGGCGCGGGGCCTTCGACATCGAGGGGCTGGGCTACGAGGCGGCGGTGGCGCTGCTCGAGGCCGAGGTGATCACCGACGAGGGGGACGTGTTCGACCTCGACGAGGCCGCGCTGCTGCGGGCGCCGCTGTTCACCCGGGCGCCGAAGAAGGGGGAGGGGGACCACCCGGTGCTCAGCGCCAACGGCCAGCGGCTGCTCGACAACCTCGGCCGGGCCCGCGAGGTGCCGCTGTGGCGGGTGCTGGTGGCGCTGTCCATCCGGCACGTCGGCCCGACCGCCGCCCGGGCCCTGGCGACCGAGTTCGGGTCGATGGAGGCGATCCGAGCCGCGTCCGAGGAGCAGCTCGCCGCGGCCGAGGGGGTCGGCCCGACCATCGCGGAGTCGGTCATCGAGTGGTTCGGGGTCGACTGGCACCGCGCGATCGTCGAGAAGTGGCAACGGGCCGGGGTCTCGATGGCCGACGAGCGCGACGCGTCGGTGCCGCGCACCCTCGAGGGCCTCACGGTCGTCGTGACGGGGTCGCTGGTCGACTTCAGCCGCGACTCGGCCAAGGAGGCGATCCTGGCCCGCGGCGGCAAGGCCGCCGGCTCGGTGTCGAAGAAGACCGACTACGTCGTGGTCGGCGAGAGCGCCGGCTCCAAGGCCGACAAGGCCGAGCAGCTCGGCGTCCCCATCCTCGACGAGGACGGCTTCAAGCGGCTGCTCGAGGGCGGGCCGGACGGGCTCTGA
- the gatC gene encoding Asp-tRNA(Asn)/Glu-tRNA(Gln) amidotransferase subunit GatC encodes MPDITRDEVAHLADLARIDLSEAELDHLAPQLSVILESVASIRGVAGDDVPPTSHALPLTNVFRDDVVRPGLTAEQALYGAPAQEQQRFAVPRILGDEQ; translated from the coding sequence ATGCCCGATATCACCCGTGACGAGGTCGCGCACCTGGCCGACCTCGCCCGGATCGACCTCTCCGAGGCCGAGCTCGACCACCTCGCACCGCAGCTGTCGGTGATCCTCGAGTCGGTCGCCTCGATCCGCGGGGTCGCCGGCGACGATGTCCCCCCGACCTCCCACGCGCTGCCGCTGACCAACGTCTTCCGCGACGACGTGGTGCGACCCGGCCTGACCGCCGAGCAGGCGCTCTACGGCGCTCCCGCGCAGGAGCAGCAGCGGTTCGCCGTCCCGCGCATCCTCGGGGACGAGCAGTGA
- a CDS encoding alpha/beta hydrolase, with the protein MAPPETPPPAQAPHALPPHALTRHEPAGPAGPPSAVVLLLHGGKERSTRPVDGRSASWRRAAALQRAVDPRLHAAGAATWLLRYSQRGWNGGASPVADARAALAEVRRVHGPVPVVLLGHSMGARTAVHVADDPSVVGVVGLAPWFPRDEPVAALAGKLLLAAHGRHDRITSYRATERFVDRARGVARRAELRDMGRVGHYLLTRVAAWNDVAASGVLDQLTAGGPDHR; encoded by the coding sequence GTGGCTCCCCCGGAGACTCCCCCGCCCGCCCAGGCCCCGCACGCCCTGCCCCCGCACGCGCTGACCCGCCACGAGCCGGCCGGCCCTGCCGGCCCGCCCAGCGCGGTGGTGCTGCTGCTGCACGGCGGCAAGGAGCGCTCGACCCGGCCCGTCGACGGCCGCAGCGCCTCGTGGCGACGCGCCGCGGCGCTGCAGCGGGCGGTCGACCCCCGCCTCCACGCCGCCGGCGCGGCGACCTGGCTGCTGCGCTACTCCCAGCGCGGCTGGAACGGCGGCGCGTCCCCCGTCGCGGACGCCCGCGCGGCGCTGGCGGAGGTACGCCGGGTGCACGGACCCGTGCCGGTGGTGCTGCTGGGCCACTCGATGGGCGCCCGCACCGCCGTCCACGTGGCCGACGACCCGTCGGTGGTCGGGGTGGTCGGCCTGGCGCCGTGGTTCCCGCGGGACGAGCCGGTGGCCGCACTGGCCGGCAAGCTGCTGCTCGCCGCGCACGGCCGGCACGACCGGATCACGTCGTACCGCGCCACCGAGCGCTTCGTGGACCGCGCCCGTGGCGTCGCACGCCGGGCCGAGCTGCGCGACATGGGGCGGGTCGGCCACTACCTGCTGACGCGGGTGGCGGCCTGGAACGACGTCGCGGCCTCCGGGGTGCTCGACCAGCTGACCGCGGGTGGACCAGACCACCGGTGA
- the gatA gene encoding Asp-tRNA(Asn)/Glu-tRNA(Gln) amidotransferase subunit GatA, with amino-acid sequence MSGLTRHTAAELADALAAGETTSVEITRAHLDRIAEVDGTAASGGVHAFLHVDAEGALAQARAADERRAAGSPASALDGVPIAVKDVLATEGLPTTCGSRILEGWIPPYDATVVARLRRAGLPILGKTNMDEFAMGSSTEHSAYGPTRNPWDLDRIPGGSGGGSAAAVAAFEAPLAIGTDTGGSIRQPGAVTGTVGVKPTYGGVSRYGLVALANSLDQAGPVTRTVLDSALLHEVIGGHDPLDSTSIDQPLPPLVDAARRGATGDLTGVRVGVVRELGGEGYQPGVLSRFQESVDLMVKAGAEVVEVSCPHFVHALAAYYLILPAEASSNLAKFDAMRYGRRVLPDGADNPSAEQVMRASRDAGFGDEVKRRIILGTYALSSGYYDAYYGQAQKVRTLISRDFAAAFEKADVLVSPTAPTTAFKLGEKLDDPIAMYLNDLATIPANLAGVPGISVPSGLADEDGLPAGVQVLAPALADDRLYRVGAALEAALVDKWGGPLLDRAPALATNGAVR; translated from the coding sequence GTGAGCGGGCTGACGCGGCACACCGCCGCCGAGCTCGCCGACGCGCTCGCGGCGGGGGAGACCACCTCCGTCGAGATCACCCGGGCGCACCTCGACCGGATCGCCGAGGTCGACGGCACCGCCGCGTCCGGCGGGGTGCACGCGTTCCTCCACGTCGACGCCGAGGGCGCGCTCGCTCAGGCCCGGGCCGCCGACGAGCGCCGTGCCGCCGGCTCACCTGCCTCCGCGCTCGACGGCGTCCCGATCGCGGTCAAGGACGTGCTGGCCACCGAGGGGCTGCCCACCACGTGCGGATCGCGGATCCTCGAGGGCTGGATCCCGCCGTACGACGCCACCGTGGTCGCGCGCCTGCGGCGGGCCGGGCTGCCGATCCTCGGCAAGACCAACATGGACGAGTTCGCGATGGGCTCCTCCACCGAGCACTCCGCGTACGGGCCGACCCGCAACCCGTGGGACCTGGACCGGATCCCCGGCGGCTCCGGCGGCGGGTCGGCCGCGGCCGTCGCCGCGTTCGAGGCGCCGCTGGCGATCGGCACCGACACCGGTGGCTCGATCCGCCAGCCCGGGGCGGTCACCGGCACGGTCGGCGTCAAGCCGACGTACGGCGGGGTCTCGCGCTACGGCTTGGTGGCGCTGGCCAACTCCCTGGACCAGGCCGGCCCGGTGACCCGGACCGTGCTGGACTCCGCGCTGCTGCACGAGGTGATCGGCGGCCACGACCCGCTGGACTCCACCAGCATCGACCAGCCGCTGCCGCCGCTGGTCGACGCCGCCCGGCGCGGCGCCACCGGCGACCTCACCGGGGTCCGCGTCGGCGTGGTCAGGGAGCTCGGCGGCGAGGGCTACCAGCCCGGCGTGTTGAGCCGCTTCCAGGAGTCGGTCGACCTGATGGTCAAGGCCGGCGCGGAGGTCGTCGAGGTCAGCTGCCCGCACTTCGTGCACGCGCTGGCGGCGTACTACCTGATCCTGCCGGCCGAGGCCTCCAGCAACCTCGCCAAGTTCGACGCGATGCGCTACGGCCGGCGGGTGCTGCCCGACGGCGCCGACAACCCCTCCGCCGAGCAGGTCATGCGCGCGAGCCGGGACGCCGGCTTCGGCGACGAGGTCAAGCGCCGGATCATCCTGGGCACCTACGCGCTGTCCAGCGGCTACTACGACGCCTACTACGGCCAGGCCCAGAAGGTGCGGACCCTGATCAGCCGCGACTTCGCGGCCGCCTTCGAGAAGGCCGACGTGCTGGTCTCGCCGACCGCCCCCACCACGGCGTTCAAGCTGGGCGAGAAGCTCGACGACCCGATCGCGATGTACCTCAACGACCTCGCGACCATCCCCGCCAACCTGGCCGGCGTGCCGGGCATCTCGGTGCCCAGCGGCCTCGCCGACGAGGACGGACTGCCTGCCGGCGTGCAGGTGCTCGCCCCCGCCCTGGCCGACGACCGCCTCTACCGCGTCGGCGCCGCCCTCGAGGCGGCCCTGGTCGACAAGTGGGGTGGCCCGCTGCTCGACCGCGCCCCGGCCCTCGCCACGAACGGAGCTGTCCGATGA